In Microscilla marina ATCC 23134, the genomic window CTGAACTTAGGCTGGAGGTGTTACAGTTTTTTTGGCAAACTGTAGAGGGGTATTTACAGAAAAAGGCTGTTGACTCAATACAGATTAAACTTTATGCCCACTGTTACCATCCCGAAAACGCCCAAGTGTTGCAATATCTTTGGCTACAGCAGGGGTTTCGTATTATTGAGCATAACTTAAACTACCATATCAATATAAATGCTACCCCACTAAGCAACCGTATGCACCTTTCAGAAAAGCGTCGCTTGCGTAAGTGTGAGACATTAGGGTACAAATTTGAGGTATGGACTACCCCTGATTTTGACTTTGTGCATCGTTTTATTAGCCAGTGCAGGCAACGCAAAGGGTTTCCGATATCATTATCTTTAGAAGCATTTCAGCATTTATACGTTCAGTTTCCGCAAAACTTCACCTTATTTACCTTGTGCCACCAACAGCGGGTAATTGCTTTGGCTACTGGAGTGAGGGTGAATGCTGATGTTTTATATTATTTTTTGCCAGCCGACGATGCCGGGTATTTGTCCGCGAGTCCTATGGTGGCTTTGTTGGCGAGCATGTATGCCTATGGGCAACAACAGGGTTACAAATTATTTGATTTAGGTATTTCTACAGAGTTTAGCCTGCCCAATCATGGCCTGATCAACTTTAAGAAACGCATGGGGGCAGAAGCATCACTCAAACTGACCTTTTTTAAGCAGTATGGATGAGTGTAGTATTGAGTGGTTTTCGAGATTATACGAATAAAGTTCAGAGGCTTAGTTTTTTCAGCTAATTTTAAACAAACTGTATTAGAAGCCACTTTTAGTATCAATGAAACTTGGTATCGGCAGTTGCTCAGTTTGGTAGAGAAAAGGTAAGGTGTGGGTATCTGCGGCAAATTTTTAGCTAATCAAATAAAATCCATTAATTTTGCTGCCATTCAAATAAACTAAAACAAAAAACGAATGAAAAAATATTTTTTATATGTTATAACTGCCTTATTTTTAGTAGCTTGTGGTGGAGAATTAGACAAAAAAGAGGGTAAGCACAAGCACGAAGAGGGTACAGAACATAGCCACGCCAAAGGCGATGAGTCCCATAAGCACAAAGATGGTACTACCCACAATCATAGCAAAGGCAAAGCAGCTGCCGATTGTCTTCATTGTGGAATGCCTTCGGCTGAATTTCCTAAATGGAAAGTAAAAGTAACTGCCAAAGCAGGAGATATTTGGTATTGTTCACCTCGTTGTATGTTTATAAGTACTTTGGATAAAGCAAAAGCGCCTAAAGAAATTCAAGCAATAAAAGTAGTAGAATATTATAATACTAAGCCAATAGATGGTAAAACAGCTTATTATGTAACCGGAAGTGATATATTAG contains:
- a CDS encoding GNAT family N-acetyltransferase, translating into MKNYEVLINPVHTSQYQHHYPTYLYNTVPHLNQQQKGEQISFFLLHTKKQCLEATFHLFVQHKAGYSPGQAPFGGIEFAPELRLEVLQFFWQTVEGYLQKKAVDSIQIKLYAHCYHPENAQVLQYLWLQQGFRIIEHNLNYHININATPLSNRMHLSEKRRLRKCETLGYKFEVWTTPDFDFVHRFISQCRQRKGFPISLSLEAFQHLYVQFPQNFTLFTLCHQQRVIALATGVRVNADVLYYFLPADDAGYLSASPMVALLASMYAYGQQQGYKLFDLGISTEFSLPNHGLINFKKRMGAEASLKLTFFKQYG
- a CDS encoding nitrous oxide reductase accessory protein NosL, producing MKKYFLYVITALFLVACGGELDKKEGKHKHEEGTEHSHAKGDESHKHKDGTTHNHSKGKAAADCLHCGMPSAEFPKWKVKVTAKAGDIWYCSPRCMFISTLDKAKAPKEIQAIKVVEYYNTKPIDGKTAYYVTGSDILGPMGHDLVPLKDKAAADDFKKEHKGAKVLKFDEVTMETVKAMVGK